A genomic region of Brevibacillus sp. JNUCC-41 contains the following coding sequences:
- a CDS encoding ArsR/SmtB family transcription factor — MFKDRNLKDLLYQEFARIGKSLSSPKRLEILDILSQGPRSVEALSKAANMSVANVSQHLQTLANSRLVKFQKKGNYVIYELADAAISDFLASLHTLSEKQFVQVQQIKQEFLNVNLGMDGVSLSELKERMDKGEVILLDVRPMEEYEEAHIPGAVSIPIEELSEKLSTLPTNCDVVAYCRGCYCLMSVEAVELLRSKGFNAFRLEEGVHDWKLQNDK, encoded by the coding sequence ATGTTTAAGGATCGTAACTTAAAAGATTTATTGTATCAAGAGTTCGCAAGAATAGGTAAAAGTCTTTCTAGTCCAAAACGATTGGAAATTCTTGATATTTTATCTCAAGGTCCAAGGTCGGTGGAGGCATTATCTAAAGCTGCTAATATGTCTGTGGCGAATGTATCTCAACATTTACAAACCCTTGCTAATTCTAGATTGGTAAAGTTTCAGAAGAAAGGGAACTACGTCATTTACGAACTGGCGGATGCAGCCATTTCGGATTTTTTAGCTTCCTTGCATACATTATCAGAAAAACAGTTTGTACAGGTTCAACAAATTAAGCAGGAGTTCTTAAATGTCAACCTTGGCATGGATGGGGTTTCACTTTCAGAACTTAAAGAACGGATGGATAAAGGTGAAGTTATTTTGTTGGATGTAAGACCTATGGAGGAATATGAAGAAGCTCATATCCCTGGTGCAGTTTCTATTCCAATTGAAGAGTTAAGTGAGAAACTTTCAACTTTACCAACCAATTGTGATGTGGTTGCTTATTGTCGTGGTTGTTACTGTTTAATGTCAGTGGAAGCTGTCGAACTTTTAAGATCCAAAGGTTTTAATGCATTTCGTCTAGAGGAAGGTGTACATGATTGGAAATTACAGAATGATAAATGA
- a CDS encoding DUF1259 domain-containing protein codes for MASNDELICQKFARIIGGQEGFAGGKCVTTINRNEIKAKILGKRFRVTSSFSFESRDKTGQALCLGRVALLQSEVENFVALILKQGIIVSSIHNEWLFDDPNLIYVNIEAVDDPLVFAKKVRKALRN; via the coding sequence ATGGCATCTAATGATGAATTAATTTGTCAAAAGTTTGCTAGGATTATCGGCGGCCAAGAAGGATTTGCGGGTGGAAAATGTGTGACAACCATAAATCGAAATGAAATAAAAGCAAAAATTTTAGGAAAACGTTTTAGGGTGACCTCTTCTTTCTCATTTGAATCAAGAGATAAGACTGGACAAGCATTGTGCCTAGGTAGGGTAGCACTCTTGCAAAGTGAAGTCGAGAATTTTGTCGCTTTGATTCTTAAACAAGGAATAATAGTTTCATCGATACACAATGAGTGGCTATTTGATGATCCGAATTTGATATACGTTAATATCGAAGCTGTTGATGATCCATTAGTTTTTGCAAAGAAAGTCAGAAAAGCGTTAAGGAACTAA
- a CDS encoding YfiT family bacillithiol transferase produces MDVRYPIGKLQVPEKVTLENIQEWLKEIETYTIRLRETVDSLSDEELSRTYREGSWTVRQLVHHIADSQLNMYQRLKLALTDENPTVPAFDEEKWAIQPDTKLPVESSIKMLEGINERIVSLGDSLTEEQLDRAFTHQTNGIITVATKVSKLAWHEEHHLAHIKIALSK; encoded by the coding sequence ATGGATGTAAGATACCCAATTGGGAAACTACAAGTTCCTGAAAAAGTAACATTAGAAAATATTCAAGAATGGCTAAAGGAAATCGAAACTTACACGATTCGATTAAGAGAAACTGTCGACTCATTAAGTGATGAGGAATTAAGCAGAACTTATCGTGAAGGTAGCTGGACAGTTCGTCAACTTGTTCATCACATTGCAGATTCTCAGTTGAACATGTATCAACGTTTGAAGCTGGCTTTAACAGATGAGAATCCAACAGTACCAGCTTTTGATGAAGAAAAGTGGGCTATTCAACCGGATACAAAGCTTCCTGTAGAAAGTTCTATTAAAATGTTAGAAGGTATAAATGAGCGCATCGTATCTTTAGGAGATAGTTTAACTGAAGAGCAATTAGATCGAGCTTTTACTCACCAGACAAACGGTATAATAACAGTTGCAACTAAAGTTTCAAAATTAGCTTGGCACGAAGAGCATCATTTAGCCCATATAAAAATCGCATTATCCAAATAA
- a CDS encoding FtsW/RodA/SpoVE family cell cycle protein, translating to MKNSKLDYNLITLLLLLFITSCIAILNAQDFGQYEGNFLFRQITWYIVGIGIIAGIMYLDSEQICRLNWFIYSFSIILLIALILAPESIARKINGAKSWFQLPGIGSLQPAEFTKISLIICLSFLVQKHHEKYLVKTLKTDLLLLIKMGAATALPILLIMLQPDLGTSLVLICIFTGIFIVSGISWKIISVIFIIISLISSILIYLVFFNPEMLQSMGFATYQLGRIYAWVDPESYASGEGYNLTKALLAIGAGGVYGYPEKGIYVPEAHTDFIFSVISSKYGFFGASIVVTIYFLLISSIVKLALEVKNSFESYICTGVTFMIFFHVFENVGMNIGLVPITGIPLPFISYGGSSLIGNMLALGLVFSISYRKKTFMFD from the coding sequence ATGAAAAATTCAAAGTTGGATTACAACCTAATTACACTTTTACTTTTACTATTTATAACAAGTTGTATAGCTATATTAAATGCTCAAGATTTTGGTCAATATGAAGGGAATTTTTTATTTAGACAAATTACCTGGTATATAGTAGGAATCGGAATAATTGCAGGAATTATGTATTTAGATTCTGAACAGATCTGTCGCTTGAATTGGTTTATTTACTCATTTAGCATAATACTTTTAATAGCATTGATTTTGGCACCTGAGTCAATAGCACGTAAAATAAATGGAGCCAAAAGCTGGTTTCAATTACCTGGAATTGGTTCTTTACAACCAGCTGAATTTACAAAAATATCCTTAATAATTTGTTTGAGTTTCTTAGTACAAAAACATCATGAAAAATATTTAGTTAAAACTTTAAAAACAGATTTGTTACTATTAATTAAGATGGGAGCTGCTACAGCTCTTCCTATACTTTTAATTATGCTACAACCAGATTTAGGTACGTCTTTAGTATTAATATGTATTTTTACAGGGATTTTTATTGTTTCAGGAATATCATGGAAAATAATTAGTGTTATTTTTATTATTATTTCCTTAATTTCTAGTATCCTTATTTACTTAGTCTTTTTTAACCCTGAAATGCTTCAATCAATGGGATTCGCAACATATCAATTAGGAAGAATTTATGCTTGGGTTGATCCAGAATCTTATGCATCAGGTGAAGGTTATAATCTAACCAAAGCATTATTAGCCATTGGTGCAGGAGGGGTTTACGGTTATCCGGAAAAGGGAATATATGTTCCTGAAGCACATACGGATTTTATATTTAGTGTTATTTCTTCTAAATATGGTTTCTTTGGAGCTAGTATTGTAGTAACAATTTATTTTCTCCTTATTTCGAGCATAGTGAAGTTAGCTCTAGAAGTAAAAAACAGTTTTGAATCTTACATATGTACCGGTGTTACTTTTATGATTTTTTTCCATGTTTTTGAGAATGTCGGAATGAATATAGGCCTAGTACCTATAACAGGAATACCTTTACCTTTTATAAGTTATGGAGGAAGCTCCTTAATTGGTAATATGTTAGCGTTGGGGTTAGTCTTTTCAATAAGCTATCGAAAAAAAACATTTATGTTTGATTAA
- a CDS encoding class I SAM-dependent methyltransferase, protein MFCYYGALSTEVYDFTKPVGYSIDGDIEYYLERLKGTKGKILEAAVGSGRFLIPLLENGFIVDGIDYSTEMLDSCRKRCKERGLNPKLYEGNLRSFSLESKYEAVVIPTGSFCLIENLMDAKDALRCFYNHLMPGGRVIVDLELPSNWRTGEITTAAFPLSNEEGISLESKSIEINWVDQYTLSYLKYEKWRKGKLVGTELQKFAMRWYGIEEFKLILETIGFSNITCSADYTYKKEPSKDSLLITFEAVRK, encoded by the coding sequence ATGTTTTGTTATTATGGTGCATTAAGTACGGAAGTATATGATTTTACCAAACCAGTGGGGTATTCAATTGACGGTGATATTGAATATTATCTTGAAAGATTAAAAGGGACTAAAGGGAAGATACTTGAAGCTGCTGTCGGTTCAGGTCGATTCTTAATTCCCTTGCTTGAAAATGGATTTATTGTTGATGGCATTGACTATTCTACTGAAATGTTAGATTCTTGTCGAAAACGATGCAAAGAAAGAGGCTTAAATCCGAAGCTATATGAGGGTAACTTACGTAGTTTTTCTTTGGAATCAAAATATGAAGCTGTCGTTATACCTACAGGCTCCTTTTGCTTGATCGAAAATTTAATGGATGCTAAAGATGCTCTGAGATGCTTTTATAATCATTTAATGCCAGGAGGACGTGTAATTGTTGATTTGGAATTACCAAGCAATTGGCGTACAGGAGAAATTACTACTGCAGCCTTTCCTCTTTCTAACGAAGAAGGCATTTCATTAGAAAGCAAATCAATTGAAATCAACTGGGTCGACCAATATACCTTATCTTATTTAAAATACGAGAAATGGAGAAAAGGTAAGCTGGTAGGCACAGAATTACAGAAGTTTGCAATGAGATGGTACGGAATCGAAGAATTCAAACTTATATTAGAAACAATTGGTTTTTCTAATATTACTTGTTCTGCCGATTATACTTACAAAAAGGAACCATCAAAAGATAGCCTACTCATTACATTTGAAGCTGTACGAAAATAA
- a CDS encoding NUDIX hydrolase — protein sequence MEPKWLEWAKQLQSIAQAGITYSKDVYDLERFELIRNISVEILSQQTDMDKTVLKSLFASETGYATPKVDIRAVVFRDNKILMVRENSDGDWALPGGWGDIGLTPSEVAIKEVKEESGFEVKAIKLLGVLDKKCHPHPPSLYHVYKMFIQCEIIGGQPIKGIETSAVEFFAENELPTLSKARNTRTQIEMAFRNLKNPQEPVYFD from the coding sequence ATCGAACCTAAATGGCTAGAATGGGCGAAACAACTTCAATCCATTGCACAAGCTGGAATAACTTATTCAAAAGATGTTTATGACTTAGAGAGATTTGAATTAATAAGAAATATTAGCGTTGAAATATTATCACAACAAACAGATATGGATAAGACAGTATTAAAATCGTTATTTGCAAGTGAAACGGGTTATGCAACCCCTAAGGTAGATATCAGGGCTGTGGTCTTTAGGGACAATAAAATATTAATGGTCAGAGAAAATTCTGATGGTGACTGGGCGCTACCTGGTGGGTGGGGTGACATCGGATTAACTCCAAGTGAAGTCGCCATTAAAGAAGTAAAAGAAGAATCAGGATTTGAAGTAAAAGCAATAAAATTGTTGGGTGTACTTGATAAGAAGTGTCATCCCCATCCTCCTTCGCTTTATCACGTTTATAAAATGTTTATCCAATGTGAAATAATTGGCGGACAACCAATAAAAGGCATAGAAACGAGTGCAGTTGAGTTTTTTGCTGAAAATGAACTACCAACGTTATCAAAAGCTCGGAATACAAGAACACAAATTGAGATGGCATTTAGAAATTTAAAAAATCCTCAAGAACCCGTTTATTTTGATTAA
- a CDS encoding TetR/AcrR family transcriptional regulator, with protein sequence MARNKYPEITAQRILDAATRLFLEKGWDQTTIQDIIDELGDLTRGAFYHHFKSKEDIIDAVLKRLALENNPFEQAAKMDGLNGLEKLKTAFQLSFTNNQGQGDALKSIPSILKSPTLIANQLMECVRIGAPSIQSVIEEGVEDGSISVHYPKQSAETLMILSNIWLSPIIFSVNTEEYMQKVKHLQELFNGIGLPIIDEQILTSFETFHRENFNLNRLS encoded by the coding sequence TTGGCCCGTAATAAATATCCTGAAATAACGGCACAGAGAATTTTAGATGCTGCAACTAGACTTTTCCTTGAAAAAGGATGGGACCAGACAACAATCCAAGACATTATTGATGAATTGGGGGATTTAACTAGAGGCGCGTTCTACCATCATTTTAAATCTAAAGAAGATATTATAGATGCCGTTCTCAAACGATTGGCTTTGGAAAATAACCCCTTTGAACAAGCAGCGAAAATGGATGGTTTAAATGGTTTAGAGAAACTAAAAACTGCTTTTCAGCTTTCCTTTACTAATAATCAAGGACAGGGTGATGCGCTCAAATCTATCCCATCTATTTTAAAAAGTCCTACACTTATTGCCAATCAATTAATGGAATGTGTCAGAATAGGAGCACCAAGTATACAATCAGTTATTGAGGAAGGTGTAGAGGATGGTTCAATTTCCGTTCACTATCCAAAACAATCTGCTGAAACACTTATGATACTATCGAACATTTGGTTGAGTCCAATTATTTTTTCAGTAAATACAGAAGAATATATGCAAAAGGTAAAACACTTGCAAGAACTATTTAACGGTATTGGTTTGCCAATTATTGACGAGCAAATACTAACCTCTTTCGAAACTTTTCACAGAGAAAACTTCAATTTAAATAGGCTGTCATAA
- a CDS encoding DUF4097 family beta strand repeat-containing protein: MKGALIAGGVSVLLIASGTIEFFLKKDFVHKEDLKDISKIIVDSDVVNVHLSSDGSRMDLEYTGKKSILGDPKVDVTYEGDQVVIKVREVNNWRRIAPIKASRGNLVLNIPSKLMDQVQISTGVGKIDVRYPSEIKELTLNSDVGTINVDYFKGEFLNVSSNVGTINLGTIDGNINVDSIVGRIKIADLSNMKGKNNIKSNNGTIKVGIPGEKTLNEVGLNISTKTGRITSENNKLTGENIYNVEQLPPGKKVINRYKGDKELNITSFVGNIKIY, from the coding sequence ATGAAGGGTGCTCTAATTGCAGGAGGGGTTTCAGTATTGTTAATAGCCTCAGGAACTATTGAATTTTTTCTAAAAAAAGACTTCGTTCATAAGGAGGACTTAAAAGATATTTCCAAAATTATTGTGGATAGTGATGTTGTCAATGTTCATCTCAGTTCTGATGGTTCTAGGATGGACCTTGAGTACACAGGTAAAAAATCTATTCTAGGTGATCCCAAAGTTGATGTTACATATGAAGGCGATCAAGTTGTTATTAAGGTAAGAGAAGTAAATAATTGGAGACGAATTGCACCAATTAAAGCAAGCAGAGGAAACTTAGTTCTGAACATCCCATCTAAATTAATGGACCAAGTTCAAATTAGTACCGGAGTTGGAAAAATAGATGTTAGATATCCGAGCGAAATTAAAGAACTAACCCTAAATTCAGATGTAGGTACAATTAATGTAGATTACTTCAAAGGAGAATTTCTAAATGTATCATCAAATGTTGGTACTATTAATTTAGGAACAATCGATGGAAATATCAATGTAGATAGTATAGTTGGTAGAATAAAAATCGCAGACCTTTCTAATATGAAAGGAAAGAATAATATTAAATCTAATAATGGCACCATAAAAGTAGGAATACCTGGCGAAAAGACTCTTAATGAGGTAGGATTAAATATTTCAACTAAAACTGGAAGAATAACTTCAGAAAACAATAAACTAACAGGAGAAAACATTTATAATGTAGAACAACTTCCCCCAGGGAAGAAAGTCATTAATAGATACAAAGGAGATAAGGAATTAAATATAACTTCCTTTGTGGGTAATATAAAGATTTATTAA
- a CDS encoding DUF1697 domain-containing protein, protein MVYVALLRGINVGGKNKINMKLLKQAFERVGMSSVVTYINSGNIIFTVNGQSKTTISHILEEAIQTNFGLQIKVLVRSFDDVKKVIHSLPESWTNDQQMRSDVLFLWDEIDDESVLNKLVIKPEIDTVRYVPGAILWSVEKEKITKSGMAKLVGSKPYQQITIRNVNTTRKIYELMQAAEV, encoded by the coding sequence ATGGTCTATGTCGCACTGCTTAGGGGAATCAATGTTGGTGGGAAAAATAAAATTAACATGAAGTTGCTTAAACAAGCTTTTGAACGAGTGGGTATGAGCTCTGTAGTTACATATATCAATTCAGGTAATATTATTTTCACAGTGAATGGCCAATCAAAAACAACAATATCCCATATTTTAGAAGAGGCTATACAAACAAACTTCGGATTACAAATCAAAGTTTTAGTCCGTAGTTTTGATGATGTTAAAAAAGTCATACACTCCCTTCCAGAATCTTGGACGAACGACCAACAGATGAGAAGCGATGTGCTGTTTTTATGGGACGAAATTGATGATGAGTCAGTGCTTAATAAGCTGGTCATCAAACCAGAAATTGATACGGTGAGATACGTTCCTGGAGCCATTCTATGGTCGGTTGAAAAAGAAAAAATCACCAAATCCGGTATGGCTAAACTCGTTGGTTCAAAGCCATATCAACAAATAACAATCAGGAATGTAAATACAACTCGCAAAATATACGAACTTATGCAAGCTGCAGAGGTGTGA
- a CDS encoding Vat family streptogramin A O-acetyltransferase: MESNKQHGPNPKDKYPIKGNRVVQFIKNTITRPNIIVGEYSYYDARNGESFEDQVLYHYEFFGDRLVIGKFCAIAPGVTFIMNGANHRMDGFSTYPFNIFGHGWEKYAPTLDQLPFKGDTIIGNDVWIGMDTVIMPGIKIGDGAIVATKSVITKDVDPYTIVGGNPAKKLNTRFSEEIINELLEIKWWDLDIDIISAHIDVIVNGEMENLRNFKNKI; the protein is encoded by the coding sequence ATGGAATCAAATAAGCAACATGGGCCAAATCCTAAAGATAAATATCCGATTAAAGGGAATCGCGTCGTGCAATTTATAAAAAATACAATTACTAGACCAAACATTATTGTGGGTGAATACTCATATTACGATGCAAGAAATGGTGAATCTTTTGAAGATCAAGTGTTATATCACTACGAATTCTTCGGTGACCGACTTGTCATTGGGAAATTTTGCGCCATAGCACCTGGTGTAACCTTTATTATGAATGGAGCTAATCATAGAATGGATGGTTTTTCAACCTACCCATTCAATATTTTCGGACACGGTTGGGAGAAATATGCGCCAACGTTAGATCAGTTGCCGTTTAAAGGTGATACCATAATTGGAAATGATGTTTGGATAGGAATGGATACTGTCATTATGCCTGGAATAAAAATAGGGGATGGTGCAATTGTAGCAACCAAATCGGTTATTACAAAAGATGTGGACCCTTACACTATCGTTGGAGGAAACCCTGCAAAGAAACTTAATACCCGTTTCTCAGAAGAAATCATTAACGAATTGCTTGAAATTAAATGGTGGGATTTAGATATTGATATCATTTCTGCTCATATTGATGTGATAGTGAATGGAGAAATGGAGAATCTAAGAAATTTTAAAAATAAAATATGA
- a CDS encoding virginiamycin B lyase family protein yields MGIKIDEYELLDIDSGPYGITAGKDGALWFTQHKANQIGRMTVNGEVTHFVVPTPNAGVLSIISTTQGDVWFTENRANKIGKLEVTGEIIEYTLPSPNSAPFGITEGHNGDIWFTEMNGNRIGRILPSGEIIQYDIPNPGSYPSFIVAGPDGAIWFTENQSNQIGRITMLGEVTNYILPTKHAGPVGITSGPDDALWFVEINENKIGRITTSGTISEYTIPTANARPHAIVTGPDRALWFTEWGSNQIGRITMQGEITEYPIPTQNAEPHGIVLGPDGAIWFAEECNKIGRLSL; encoded by the coding sequence GTGGGGATAAAAATTGACGAATACGAACTTCTTGACATAGATTCAGGCCCTTATGGAATAACTGCTGGAAAAGATGGTGCGCTATGGTTTACACAACATAAAGCAAATCAAATTGGTCGAATGACTGTTAACGGTGAAGTCACTCATTTCGTTGTTCCTACACCCAATGCAGGTGTGCTATCTATAATCTCCACAACTCAGGGTGATGTATGGTTTACGGAAAATAGGGCGAATAAAATTGGAAAACTGGAAGTAACAGGTGAAATCATCGAATATACTCTCCCGAGTCCAAATTCAGCACCTTTTGGAATAACTGAAGGACACAATGGAGACATTTGGTTTACCGAAATGAATGGTAATAGAATAGGGCGAATTTTACCATCAGGTGAAATTATTCAGTATGATATACCGAATCCGGGCTCCTATCCCTCTTTTATTGTTGCTGGACCTGACGGAGCCATCTGGTTTACTGAGAATCAGAGTAATCAAATTGGTCGGATTACGATGCTCGGAGAAGTGACTAATTACATTTTGCCAACAAAACATGCTGGTCCTGTAGGTATTACAAGTGGACCGGACGATGCACTTTGGTTTGTGGAAATTAACGAAAATAAAATCGGTAGAATTACTACCTCTGGAACAATAAGTGAATATACCATCCCTACTGCAAATGCTCGCCCACACGCAATAGTAACGGGTCCTGACCGTGCTTTATGGTTCACTGAATGGGGAAGTAATCAAATTGGCCGAATTACAATGCAAGGTGAAATTACGGAATATCCAATTCCTACACAAAATGCGGAGCCACATGGAATTGTATTAGGACCTGATGGTGCCATTTGGTTCGCTGAGGAATGTAACAAGATAGGTCGGCTAAGTTTATAA
- a CDS encoding right-handed parallel beta-helix repeat-containing protein, which yields MFPGNYPEQITIPAGKDNLTIISQTPQAAIITPPPTGLIGNLSIVTVNARCTTISGFTITGPSTTQGNLRNGIFVTMGGSAVIENNLITNIRDNPLSGLQQGAGINVDLMGSAQIINNIITSYQKTGIRVNGAGSCSAVFNNTVTGVGATSVIAQNGIQISRGATAIVQNNTVTGNIFTGPGGVVSTGILLFQEVATAPVCVDFNNMSNNDAGLALATTTGALVQGNNSSNNTQLGILVESDSTNNVFIRNTALGNPTFDIEDDSVGQLSAMTGNFWLCNTCNKDNKGGAICSSVSEFPELPIDPPVLSNVSVSVD from the coding sequence GTGTTTCCAGGTAATTATCCTGAACAAATTACGATTCCTGCTGGTAAGGATAACCTCACCATCATTTCTCAAACACCGCAAGCAGCAATCATTACACCACCTCCAACAGGTTTGATAGGAAACCTTTCAATTGTTACAGTAAATGCACGATGTACTACGATTTCAGGTTTTACCATTACTGGTCCATCAACGACCCAGGGAAATTTAAGAAATGGAATATTTGTCACGATGGGGGGTTCAGCAGTAATTGAAAACAATTTAATTACAAATATAAGGGATAATCCATTATCCGGTCTCCAACAAGGGGCAGGTATAAATGTAGATCTTATGGGTTCTGCACAAATTATTAACAACATAATTACCAGCTACCAAAAGACAGGAATTCGAGTGAATGGTGCTGGAAGTTGCAGTGCTGTATTCAATAATACAGTCACTGGTGTAGGAGCAACAAGCGTTATTGCCCAAAATGGAATACAAATATCTCGTGGGGCAACAGCAATTGTTCAAAATAATACTGTAACAGGTAATATTTTCACTGGGCCAGGCGGTGTTGTATCTACTGGTATCTTATTATTTCAAGAAGTTGCAACAGCACCTGTTTGTGTCGATTTCAATAACATGTCCAATAACGATGCTGGTCTCGCTTTGGCTACGACCACTGGGGCATTGGTACAAGGAAATAACTCATCTAACAATACCCAATTGGGCATATTGGTAGAATCAGACTCCACTAATAATGTATTTATTCGCAATACTGCACTAGGTAACCCAACTTTTGATATTGAGGATGACTCAGTAGGTCAGCTATCTGCTATGACAGGTAACTTTTGGCTATGTAATACGTGTAATAAAGATAATAAAGGCGGGGCAATATGTTCATCTGTTAGTGAATTTCCAGAACTACCGATAGATCCACCAGTGCTAAGCAATGTATCAGTATCAGTGGATTAG
- a CDS encoding peptidylprolyl isomerase has protein sequence MRKIVLILFTSILLTACNTNNSTLSISELEVVPDDVQDALDSESTLQLINEGDKTAYVVYQSKGEVITDLEEKGDTLKIKLNVTKEDDDVIVQRVYKLTLDDKHKALDVLINGESTPFDVVSGI, from the coding sequence TTGAGAAAAATAGTATTAATTTTATTCACATCAATTCTTTTAACAGCTTGTAACACTAATAATTCAACATTAAGTATTAGCGAATTAGAAGTTGTACCAGACGATGTTCAAGATGCACTTGACTCTGAAAGTACACTTCAGCTAATTAATGAAGGAGATAAGACGGCTTATGTTGTTTATCAGTCAAAAGGTGAAGTCATTACTGACCTTGAGGAAAAAGGGGATACATTAAAAATAAAGTTAAATGTAACGAAAGAAGATGACGATGTAATCGTCCAACGTGTCTATAAGTTAACGTTAGATGATAAACATAAAGCACTAGATGTGTTAATTAATGGAGAATCTACACCTTTTGATGTTGTTTCAGGTATATAA
- a CDS encoding CDGSH iron-sulfur domain-containing protein, giving the protein MIATIKVNDNGSLRVSGNVELVDGEGNKIETKEAFSLCRCGLSDNKPFCDGSHKSNFESVVRAE; this is encoded by the coding sequence ATTATAGCTACTATTAAAGTTAATGATAATGGTTCATTACGTGTATCAGGGAATGTAGAGCTAGTCGATGGTGAAGGGAATAAAATTGAAACAAAAGAAGCCTTTTCCTTATGCAGATGTGGACTTTCCGATAATAAACCTTTTTGTGACGGATCCCACAAAAGTAATTTCGAAAGCGTAGTTAGGGCTGAATAA
- a CDS encoding patatin-like phospholipase family protein, producing MTKYRIMSFDGGGTLGALSLQLLNRLARQNPKLISRTNVFSGNSIGSFTALALASGRSPKETFQFFKDKIVPAFSVSRPGGPVFNQQLPYSGFIKAVQTFFPPNLLLKDLKRRIVVPAFHLFSPELNRWTPVLFHNFPGSPYLNEKASDVILRSSGAPATQRAYQNYVDGYTVTTNPSTASIAFAVGKAKQPLDQIAVLSIGTGEEPTQLRRDTKGWGMVSADNIRPENMKNLPPNWGVLLDRSPNEPLLPFLQIVASGSGYYESMVSSQLLGNRFFRLNPRIPNLSKTDPSVVPTVISIANKTNLQPAVQFIEKNWN from the coding sequence TTGACAAAATATCGAATCATGTCCTTTGATGGAGGCGGCACTTTAGGTGCTTTAAGTTTACAACTTTTAAACAGACTGGCTCGGCAAAACCCAAAATTAATTAGTCGAACTAATGTTTTTTCGGGAAATTCAATCGGTTCATTCACTGCCCTTGCGTTAGCAAGTGGAAGATCGCCGAAGGAGACATTCCAGTTTTTTAAGGATAAAATCGTGCCGGCATTCAGCGTTTCCCGACCAGGCGGACCTGTTTTCAACCAACAATTGCCATATTCTGGTTTCATTAAAGCGGTACAAACGTTTTTTCCACCAAATCTTCTCCTCAAAGACTTAAAAAGACGAATTGTTGTCCCTGCATTTCATTTATTCTCACCGGAGCTGAATCGTTGGACTCCTGTGTTATTCCACAACTTTCCTGGCTCTCCCTATTTAAATGAGAAAGCGAGTGATGTAATACTACGGAGCAGCGGTGCTCCCGCGACGCAACGAGCCTATCAAAACTACGTGGATGGGTATACAGTAACAACTAACCCCAGTACAGCCAGTATCGCGTTTGCAGTGGGGAAAGCCAAACAGCCGTTGGATCAAATTGCGGTATTATCCATTGGAACAGGTGAAGAGCCGACTCAACTAAGAAGAGATACGAAGGGGTGGGGGATGGTAAGTGCAGATAACATACGCCCCGAAAATATGAAGAACCTTCCACCGAATTGGGGAGTTCTTTTGGACCGATCGCCCAATGAACCCTTACTGCCATTTCTTCAGATAGTCGCTAGTGGATCCGGTTACTATGAATCCATGGTCAGTTCTCAGCTTCTAGGAAATCGTTTTTTTCGGTTAAATCCACGGATCCCCAATTTATCCAAAACGGACCCTTCTGTGGTTCCCACTGTCATTTCAATTGCTAACAAAACAAATTTACAACCTGCCGTTCAATTTATAGAGAAAAACTGGAATTAA